The Sesamum indicum cultivar Zhongzhi No. 13 linkage group LG2, S_indicum_v1.0, whole genome shotgun sequence genome contains a region encoding:
- the LOC105156066 gene encoding glucan endo-1,3-beta-glucosidase 11-like, with amino-acid sequence MPMDFRHHSPILLFSASLFFTAAFSLGINYGQIANNLPHPEAVVPLVKSIGATRVKLYDADPRVLKAFANTGVEFIVGLGNEDLARMRDPKQAQAWVKTNVQRYLPATNITSIAVGNEVLTFNDSTLSTNLLPAMESVHSALVSLNLDKQVMVTTAHNLGILEVSYPPSAGAFRRDLTQKLSCILDFHSKVGSPFLINAYPFFAYKANPKQVSLDFVLFETGSGMVDPASGLHYDNMFYAQVDAAHSAVEKLGYKNVCLQISETGWPSKGDADEFGATPENARKYNGNLMKLIADKKGTPMRPNSDLNIYVFALFNENEKPGPTSERNFGLFKPDGTPVYNLGFNTTGLISTNTSSSAGSSGGTTSSGSSPAGTGTSSNGYLSITADDAERLPSQWSLSFLCLIVSTVLAFQL; translated from the exons ATGCCCATGGACTTCCGCCACCACTCCCCCATACTACTCTTTTCAG CGTCATTGTTCTTCACGGCGGCGTTTTCCCTCGGCATCAACTACGGCCAGATCGCCAACAACCTCCCCCACCCTGAAGCGGTTGTCCCACTAGTCAAATCCATTGGCGCCACCCGTGTCAAGCTCTACGACGCCGATCCGCGAGTTCTCAAGGCCTTTGCCAACACCGGCGTCGAGTTCATCGTCGGCCTCGGCAATGAAGACTTGGCCAGAATGCGAGACCCGAAGCAAGCCCAAGCTTGGGTGAAGACCAACGTCCAGCGCTACTTACCCGCTACAAATATTACCTCCATTGCCGTCGGCAACGAGGTTCTCACATTCAACGACTCTACTCTCTCCACCAACCTCCTTCCCGCCATGGAAAGCGTCCACTCCGCCCTCGTTTCCCTCAACCTCGACAAGCAGGTTATGGTGACCACCGCCCACAATTTGGGCATTCTAGAGGTTTCTTATCCTCCCTCCGCCGGCGCATTCCGCCGAGATCTGACTCAAAAGCTGTCCTGCATTCTCGATTTCCACAGCAAAGTGGGCTCCCCATTCTTAATCAATGCCTATCCTTTCTTCGCCTACAAGGCGAACCCCAAACAAGTGTCATTAGACTTCGTCCTGTTCGAGACGGGCTCCGGGATGGTGGACCCGGCTTCGGGACTGCATTACGATAACATGTTCTATGCCCAAGTTGACGCGGCCCATTCAGCTGTGGAAAAGCTTGGGTACAAAAACGTGTGTTTGCAGATCTCAGAAACGGGGTGGCCGTCGAAGGGTGACGCCGATGAGTTCGGGGCGACGCCGGAAAACGCCAGGAAGTATAACGGGAACTTGATGAAGTTGATTGCTGATAAGAAGGGGACGCCGATGAGGCCGAATTCGGACTTGAACATCTACgtttttgctttatttaacGAGAACGAGAAGCCCGGCCCGACTTCTGAGAGGAACTTCGGGCTATTCAAGCCGGACGGGACGCCAGTGTATAATCTGGGTTTCAATACGACGGGGTTGATTAGTACTAACACGTCGAGCTCCGCTGGCAGCTCAGGCGGTACGACATCATCTGGGTCCTCGCCGGCGGGAACCGGGACCTCTTCTAACGGTTACTTATCCATTACTGCAGATGACGCG GAGAGACTTCCTTCCCAATGGTCATTATCTTTTTTGTGCCTGATAGTTTCAACCGTACTAGCATTCCAACTCTGA
- the LOC105156067 gene encoding uncharacterized protein LOC105156067, whose protein sequence is MKGPCSVIASSVIAASTVVLSSSPSSFTPGDRDLPVNPSITQKGKSMSAGAPSPEKGKFAPNFDGLRFIETLITAHR, encoded by the exons ATGAAGGGCCCTTGTTCTGTCATTGCGTCGTCGGTGATCGCCGCTTCCACCGTCGTTCTTTCTTCCTCCCCCTCCTCCTTTACTCCCGGTGACCGTGACCTCCCCGTCAATCCCTCCATCACTCAG AAAGGAAAATCCATGAGCGCAGGCGCGCCCTCGCCGGAGAAGGGAAAATTTGCACCAAATTTTGATGGTTTGAGGTTCATAGAGACGCTGATCACGGCTCACAGGTGA